A window of the Phaseolus vulgaris cultivar G19833 chromosome 5, P. vulgaris v2.0, whole genome shotgun sequence genome harbors these coding sequences:
- the LOC137835110 gene encoding cytochrome P450 72A68-like — protein sequence MEAAILILILLLVVIWAWRMVNWLWLTPKRLERLLREQGLEGKPYKFFVGDTKEIEKMKKEGLSKPMDLFSHDIVPRVFSFFHHSINTHGKICFTWFGPIPRVILTDPDLIKDVLNKMNEFGRINMHPQLKFLVPGLVSHEGERWSKHRKIINPAFNLEKLKNMFPPFIKCCDDLISKWEEMLGSDGSSEIDVWPFLHNMASDAISRTAFGSSFEEGRRIFQLLKEQIELTVEIISKVYIPGWRFVPTTKQRRMKAIDKEIKCSLTDIINNRVKALETGEATKMDLLGILLESNQKEIEEQGNNKNIGMNNEDVIAECKLFYFAGHETVSSLLVWTMILLSMYPDWQTRARKEILQVFGNRKPDFDGLSHLKIVTMILNEVLRLYPPVLSLARKVRKDVKLGNLSLPSEVQVFLPILLVHHDCEVWGDDAKEFKPERFSEGVLKATNGRVSLFPFGGGPRICIGQNFALLEVKIALSIILQRFSFQLSPTYTHAPTAWLTLQPQYGAHLILHKLET from the exons ATGGAAGCAgcgattttgattttgattctgCTACTGGTTGTGATATGGGCATGGAGGATGGTGAACTGGTTATGGTTGACTCCAAAGAGGCTTGAAAGGCTTCTTAGAGAGCAAGGCCTCGAAGGCAAACCATATAAGTTTTTCGTTGGAGACACGAAGGAGATTGAGAAGATGAAAAAGGAAGGGTTATCTAAACCCATGGATCTCTTCTCTCACGACATAGTGCCGCGTGTGTTTTCCTTTTTCCATCACAGTATCAACACACATG GGAAAATTTGTTTTACTTGGTTTGGACCAATACCAAGGGTAATCCTGACTGATCCTGATCTAATAAAGGATGTATTGAACAAGATGAATGAGTTTGGAAGGATTAATATGCATCCACAACTGAAGTTCCTAGTTCCTGGTCTTGTAAGCCATGAGGGAGAAAGGTGGAGCAAGCACAGGAAGATAATCAATCCGGCTTTCAATTTAGAGAAGTTGAAG AATATGTTCCCACCATTCATCAAATGTTGTGATGATCTGATTAGCAAATGGGAGGAAATGTTGGGTTCAGATGGATCTAGTGAAATAGATGTTTGGCCTTTTCTTCATAATATGGCTAGTGACGCCATTTCTCGAACAGCATTTGGAAGTAGTTTTGAAGAAGGACGAAGAATATTTCAACTTCTGAAAGAGCAAATTGAATTAACAGTGGAAATTATATCCAAAGTTTACATCCCTGGATGGAG GTTTGTACCTACTACTAAGCAGAGAAGGATGAAGGCAATTGACAAGGAAATAAAATGTTCACTTACGGATATTATTAACAACAGAGTGAAAGCACTAGAGACGGGTGAAGCCACTAAAATGGACTTGTTAGGTATACTTCTGGAGTCAAATCAGAAGGAAATTGAAGAACAGGGAAACAATAAGAATATTGGAATGAATAATGAAGATGTTATTGCGGAATGCAAGCTATTCTACTTTGCAGGGCATGAGACTGTTTCATCCTTGCTTGTTTGGACAATGATATTATTGAGTATGTACCCTGATTGGCAAACACGCGCAAGGAAGGAAATCTTACAAGTTTTTGGCAATCGAAAACCAGATTTTGATGGGCTGAGCCACCTTAAGATT GTTACCATGATTTTGAATGAGGTTTTAAGGCTATACCCACCAGTACTTAGTCTTGCTCGAAAGGTTCGTAAAGATGTGAAACTTGGAAACCTATCATTACCTTCTGAAGTGCAAGTTTTCTTGCCAATACTTTTGGTTCACCATGATTGTGAGGTCTGGGGTGATGATGCTAAGGAGTTCAAACCTGAGAGATTTTCCGAAGGTGTTTTAAAGGCCACAAATGGTAGAGTTTCACTATTTCCCTTTGGAGGGGGTCCTAGGATATGCATTGGACAAAACTTCGCCCTTTTGGAAGTCAAGATTGCTTTGTCAATCATTTTACAACGTTTCTCATTTCAACTCTCTCCCACCTATACTCATGCTCCAACTGCATGGCTTACTCTTCAACCCCAATATGGTGCTCATCTCATTCTACATAAGCTGGAGACATAA